In one Pelecanus crispus isolate bPelCri1 chromosome 12, bPelCri1.pri, whole genome shotgun sequence genomic region, the following are encoded:
- the TIMM22 gene encoding mitochondrial import inner membrane translocase subunit Tim22, whose amino-acid sequence MAAVPPSPSAPGGPEPPPPPLQYSLLLQHLVGEQRRPRAWDPAALGGIPSPPKGEEQKMVERAMESCAFKAALACVGGFVLGGAFGVFTAGIDTNVGFDPKDPYRTPTAKEVLKDMGQRGISYGKNFAIVGAMFSCTECVVESYRGKSDWKNSVISGCITGGAIGFRAGLKAGVIGCGGFAAFSAAIDYYLQ is encoded by the exons ATGGCAGCGGTGCCGCCGTCGCCCTCCGCTCCGGGCGGCCCGgagcctcccccgccgccgctgcagtacagcctgctgctgcagcacctggTGGGCGAgcagcggcggccccgcgcctGGGATCCCGCTGCCCTCGGCGGCATCCCCAGCCCGCCCAAGGGCGAGGAGCAGAAGATGGTGGAGCGGGCCATGGAGAGCTGCGCCTTCAAGGCGGCGCTGGCCTGCGTGGGAG GATTTGTTCTGGGAGGCGCATTTGGTGTCTTCACAGCTGGCATCGACACCAACGTTGGGTTCGATCCCAAGGATCCATATCGCACGCCAACCGCAAAAGAGGTCCTGAAAGATATGGGGCAGCGAGGCATATCCTACGGAAAGAACTTCGCCATTGTGGGTGCCATGTTCTCCTGCACCGAATGCGTGGTAGAATCT TATCGTGGAAAGTCAGACTGGAAGAATAGTGTTATTAGCGGCTGCATCACAGGAGGAGCAATCGGCTTCAGAG ctgGTTTGAAGGCAGGGGTTATCGGCTGTGGTGGATTTGCCGCTTTCTCCGCCGCGATTGATTACTATCTACAGTAA